One Vigna unguiculata cultivar IT97K-499-35 chromosome 11, ASM411807v1, whole genome shotgun sequence DNA window includes the following coding sequences:
- the LOC114169433 gene encoding structural maintenance of chromosomes protein 2-1-like: MHIKEVCLEGFKSYATRTVVPGFDPFFNAITGLNGSGKSNILDSICFVLGITNLQQVRASNLQELVYKQGQAGITKATVSIVFDNSDPSRSPLGYEGHHEITVTRQIVVGGRNKYLINGKLAQPSQVQNLFHSVQLNVNNPHFLIMQGRITKVLNMKPPEILSMLEEAAGTRMYETKKEAALKTLEKKQSKVDEINNLLDQEILPALEKLRKEKTQYMQWANGNADLDRLRRFCIAYDYVQAERIKDNAALEVEEVKGKMAEIDAGVKTNQVEMKEMEAKIAQLSAEKEASMGGEMKSLSEKVDALSQNLVRETSVLNNKEDSLRSEEANRANIVKNIEELKQSVDDKASAVKKAEEGASGLKNTVDELTKSLEEHEKEYQGVLAGKSSGNEEKCLEDQLRDAKVAVGSAETELKQLKAKISHCEKELKEKTNQLKSKREEANAVVRELNSRQKDVENIRTELESLSYKEGEMEDLQKERTIEMDCVQKWKDEIRNLSAYLANVEFTYRDPVKNFERSKVKGVVAKLIKVKDSSTMTALEVTAGGKLYNVVVDTENTGKQLLQSGNLRRRVTIIPLNKIQSHPVPSRVQQAAVRLVGKGNAEVALSLVGYEEELKSAMEYVFGSTFVCKTIDAAKEVAFNRDIYTTSVTLEGDIFQPRGLLTGGSRKGSGDLLGRLHALAEAESKLSVHQRRLSEIEAKISKLLPLQKKFLDLKAQLELKSYDLTLFQSRAEQNEHHKLGELVKKIEQELNEAKSTINDKQLLYEDCVKTVSSLENSIKDHDKNRESRLKGLEKKIKSIKSQMQSSLKDLKGHDSEKERLVMEMEAVIQEQASLQNQLESLGTLISNLASDVEEQKSKVVAARDNLDQVQSELKSVRLKMKERDKEISAIIKEQQKLEHKITESNLERKRMENEVKRMEMEQKDCSVRVDKLIEKHAWIASEKQLFGRSGTDYDFSSCDPSKSREQLEKLQAEQSGLEKRVNKKVMAMFEKAEDEYNDLMSKKNIIENDKSKIKKVIEELDEKKKETLNVTWVKVNKDFGSIFSTLLPGTMAKLEPPEGGSFLDGLEVRVAFGSVWKQSLSELSGGQRSLLALSLILALLLFKPAPLYILDEVDAALDLSHTQNIGRMIKAHFPHSQFIVVSLKEGMFNNANVLFRTKFVDGVSTVQRTVASKQSK; the protein is encoded by the exons ATTGTTGTCGGGGGAAGGAACAAATATTTGATCAATGGGAAGCTTGCACAGCCTAGTCAAGTTcagaacctttttcattcagTGCAGCTAAATGTTAATAATCCACATTTCCTTATAATGCAAGGGCGGATCACTAAGGTTTTGAATATGAAACCGCCAGAGATATTGTCTATGCTTGAGGAAGCTGCAGGGACGAGAATGTACGAGACAAAGAAAGAGGCTGCTCTAAAAACACTTGAGAAGAAGCAGAGTAAGGTTGACGAGATTAACAATCTTCTTGATCAAGAAATACTGCCTGCTCTAGAGAAGTTAAGGAAAGAAAAGACACAGTACATGCAATGGGCTAATGGCAATGCAGACTTAGATAGGCTGAGAAGGTTCTGTATTGCTTATGATTATGTTCAAGCGGAGAGGATTAAAGACAATGCTGCTTTGGAGGTGGAAGAAGTGAAAGGCAAGATGGCTGAGATTGATGCTGGTGTCAAAACAAATCAGGTGGAAATGAAGGAAATGGAGGCCAAAATAGCTCAGTTGTCTGCTGAAAAGGAAGCTAGCATGGGTGGAGAAATGAAATCTCTCTCAGAGAAGGTAGATGCGCTTTCCCAGAATCTTGTGAGGGAAACGTCTGTATTAAATAACAAAGAAGACTCTTTGAGGAGTGAAGAAGCCAACAGAGCAAAT ATTGTTAAAAACATTGAAGAGCTGAAGCAATCTGTAGATGACAAGGCGTCTGCTGTTAAAAAGGCTGAAGAGGGGGCATCAGGTCTGAAAAATACAGTTGACGAGCTTACAAAGAGTCTAGAGGAGCATGAAAAAGAATACCAG GGTGTTTTAGCCGGCAAAAGCAGTGGTAATGAGGAGAAGTGCTTGGAGGATCAACTAAGGGATGCAAAGGTAGCAGTCGGGAGTGCTGAGACTGAATTGAAACAACTGAAAGCTAAGATTAGCCATTGTGAAAAGGAACTGAAGgaaaaaacaaatcaattaaaGTCAAAACGTGAAGAAGCTAATGCTGTCGTAAGAGAGCTCAACTCCAGACAAAAAGATGTGGAGAATATAAGAACTGAGTTGGAGTCTCTTTCATATAAAGAGGGTGAGATGGAGGATTTACAAAAG GAGCGTACGATTGAGATGGACTGTGTGCAAAAGTGGAAGGATGAGATACGCAATCTTTCAGCTTACCTGGCCAATGTTGAATTTACTTACCGTGATCCTGTCAAGAACTTTGAGAGGTCAAAGGTGAAAGGTGTTGTTGCAAAACTCATCAAAGTAAAGGATAGTTCCACAATGACTGCCCTAGAG GTTACAGCTGGTGGAAAGTTGTATAATGTTGTTGTTGACACAGAAAATACTGGAAAGCAGCTACTACAAAGTGGAAATCTTAGAAGAAGAGTGACAATTATACCTCTGAACAAAATACAATCCCATCCCGTTCCCTCAAGAGTTCAACAAGCTGCTGTTAGACTG GTGGGCAAGGGGAATGCTGAAGTAGCCCTTTCTTTGGTTGGTTATGAAGAAGAATTAAAG AGTGCAATGGAATATGTATTTGGTTCAACCTTTGTTTGCAAAACCATTGATGCTGCAAAGGAG GTGGCATTTAATAGGGACATTTACACAACAAGTGTCACTCTTGAAGGAGATATATTTCAACCAAGGGGTCTTCTGACTGGTGGAAGCAGGAA GGGAAGTGGTGATTTGTTGGGACGACTTCATGCTTTGGCTGAGGctgagtcaaaactctcagtGCATCAAAGAAGGTTGTCAGAGATCGAGGCAAAG ATCTCAAAGCTTCTTCCGCTTCAGAAAAAATTTTTAGATCTCAAAGCACAATTAGAACTGAAGTCGTACGACCTTACACTGTTTCAGAGCAGAGCTGAGCAAAATGAGCATCATAag CTTGGAGAATTGGTGAAGAAGATTGAGCAGGAGCTAAATGAAGCAAAATCGACAATCAATGACAAGCAACTTTTGTATGAGGACTGCGTCAAAACTGTTTCATCTCTTGAGAATTCAATAAAAGACCATGACAAAAACAGAGAAAGTAGACTAAAAGGATtggagaaaaagataaaatctaTAAAATCTCAAATGCAGTCATCTTTAAAAGATCTGAAG GGGCATGATAGTGAAAAGGAGAGACTTGTAATGGAAATGGAAGCTGTTATCCAGGAGCAAGCATCCTTGCAGAATCAGTTAGAATCATTGGGAACACTAATAAGCAATCTTGCCTCCGATGTAGAAGAGCAAAAATCCAAA GTTGTTGCTGCACGGGATAATCTGGATCAAGTTCAATCAGAGCTGAAATCAGTTCGCCTGAAAATGAAAGAACGTGATAAGGAAATCAGTGCTATCATTAAAGAGCAACAAAAGCTTGAACATAAAATTACTGAGAGTAATCTAGAGAGGAAGAGGATGGAAAATGAG GTAAAACGAATGGAGATGGAACAGAAAGACTGCTCTGTCAGAGTAgataaattaattgagaagcATGCTTGGATTGCTTCTGAAAAACAATTGTTTGGTAGAAGTGGGACAGATTATGATTTTTCTTCCTGTGATCCAAGTAAATCAAGGGAACAGCTTGAAAAGCTTCAGGCTGAGCAATCTGG GCTTGAGAAAAGGGTAAACAAGAAAGTGATGGCTATGTTTGAGAAGGCAGAGGACGAGTACAATGATTTGATgtccaaaaaaaatattattgag AATGacaagtccaaaatcaagaaggTGATCGAAGAGCTAgatgagaagaagaaggagacaCTAAATGTTACCTGGGTCAAAGTAAATAA GGACTTTGGGTCTATCTTTTCTACACTATTACCGGGAACAATGGCTAAGCTAGAACCTCCAGAAGGAGGCAGCTTCCTTGACGGTCTTGAGGTTCGTGTTGCATTTGGAAGTGTGTGGAAGCAGTCGTTGTCTGAATTAAGTGGAGGTCAGCGATCACTGCTTGCACTTTCTCTGATTCTGGCACTGCTTCTGTTCAAACCTGCTCCACTTTACATCCTTGACGAG GTTGATGCAGCTCTTGATTTGAGCCACACACAAAACATAGGGAGAATGATAAAGGCTCACTTTCCACACTCTCAG TTTATTGTGGTTTCCTTGAAGGAAGGCATGTTCAATAACGCAAATGTTCTTTTCCGGACAAAATTTGTAGATGGTGTTTCAACTGTTCAGCGAACAGTTGCTTCTAAACAAAGCAAATGA
- the LOC114169434 gene encoding ankyrin repeat-containing protein ITN1-like gives MSNVEGNDTLSTLYEVSLRGSVSELETLIGRDPLLLHRISLTSFTETPLHISALLGHLDFINSLLTQKPQLALETDHCRRTPLHLASAEGHVEIVHVLLQKCEDACLMSDQDGRIPLHYAAMRGRTEVARQLISGAKSESVMVFDGSGKTVFHLCVEHNHLETLKTLVQVGNVREDFLNSGDFHHGNTILHLAVMFKQIESVRYLLSISKIKEEANIQNKMGYTALDMLDQVPKDMRSLQIKLMLVDAGFKNNENNQVHHPPSASIIDVPPSRTQNPNEKFWSNSLKRVNKLLQLKSGRLEEMRGMLSLVSTMISTVTFGVVMNPPGGDLSIHPLLRMQYEEMFTSFLTMNTISFIASLGVTLLLISGVPLKNEVTMGLLSVGTGVCLTFLVLTYIYAVPLNKNLHFGETFSVLFSWLGLVGAIVVFTIIRVISKLAKVL, from the exons ATGAGCAATGTTGAAGGAAATGATACACTGAGTACTCTTTATGAGGTTTCATTGAGAGGTAGTGTTTCTGAGTTAGAAACTCTTATTGGAAGAGACCCTCTTCTCCTTCACAGAATTTCCTTAACATCATTCACTGAAACTCCTTTGCACATATCAGCTTTACTTGGCCACCTTGATTTCATAAACTCCCTTCTCACTCAAAAACCTCAACTTGCTCTTGAGACTGACCATTGCAGACGCACCCCTCTTCATCTGGCTTCTGCAGAAGGCCATGTAGAGATTGTTCATGTTTTGCTGCAGAAATGTGAAGATGCATGCTTGATGAGTGACCAAGATGGAAGAATCCCTCTTCATTATGCAGCTATGAGAGGAAGAACAGAGGTTGcaagacagttgattagtggaGCAAAGTCAGAATCTGTGATGGTGTTTGATGGATCAGGAAAAACTGTGTTTCACCTTTGTGTTGAGCACAATCACTTGGAGACTTTGAAGACACTGGTGCAAGTTGGAAATGTCAGAGAGGATTTTCTGAACTCTGGAGACTTTCATCATGGAAATACCATTCTCCATTTGGCTGTTATGTTCAAGCAGATTGAG AGTGTAAGGTACTTGCTCTCAATAtccaaaataaaagaagaagcaaATATTCAAAACAAGATGGGTTACACTGCTTTGGACATGTTAGATCAGGTTCCAAAAGACATGAGAAGTCTTCAAATAAAACTAATGCTGGTGGATGCTGGATTCAAGAACAATGAAAATAACCAAGTACATCATCCACCATCTGCATCAATCATAGATGTTCCTCCATCAAGAACACAGAATCCAAATGAAAAGTTTTGGAGTAACTCTTTGAAGCGTGTGAACAAGCTCTTACAGCTTAAGAGTGGTAGGTTGGAAGAAATGAGAGGGATGTTGAGTTTGGTGTCTACAATGATCTCAACCGTGACCTTTGGTGTTGTGATGAATCCACCAGGTGGTGATTTAAGTATACATCCGCTGTTACGAATGCAGTATGAAGAAATGTTCACAAGTTTCTTAACGATGAACACTATCTCTTTCATTGCATCACTTGGTGTCACTCTCTTACTTATAAGTGGAGTTCCCTTAAAGAATGAAGTCACAATGGGGCTCTTATCAGTAGGCACAGGTGTCTGTCTAACATTTCTTGTGCTTACTTACATATATGCTGTGCCTTTGAACAAAAATCTGCATTTTGGGGAAACATTTTCTGTGTTGTTTTCTTGGCTTGGACTTGTTGGGGCAATAGTTGTGTTTACCATAATTCGTGTAATTTCTAAGCTAGCGAAAGTTTTGTAG